Within the Pseudomonas orientalis genome, the region ACGGTTTCGCCGATGACTTTGGGGTTGGCGCCGGGGAAGTTGGCGCGTACCACCACGGTCGGCGGCACCACTTCCGGGTATTCACTGATCGGCAGTTGGAACAGCGAGATTGCGCCAGCGATCAGGATCAACAGCGACAGCACCGCTGCGAAGATCGGCCGCGAAATGAAGAACTTGGAAAAATTCATCTTGAGTCGTATCCCTTAACCGCGTGGAGTCGCGACGCTTGCGAGCTTGGGCGCGGGTTTTTCCGGCGCCACTTGCTCCAGGTTGCTGGCTTCAAGCGCTTGTCGTTGTTGGGCCAAGGCGGCGAGGGTTTCCTGGCTGGCCATCGGAATGGTTTCCGGCGCCACCGGCGAGCCCGGGCGCACGCGCTGCAGGCCCTTGACGATGATGGTGTCGTCCTTGTTCAAGCCGCTGCGCACGATGCGCAAGCCTTCGATCTTCGGACCCAGCTCCACGGCGCGATAGGCCGGCTTGTCACCTTCCATCACCAGCACGAACTTCTTGCCCAGGTCGGTGCCCACGGCTTCGTCGTTGATCAGCACGGCGGAGTAGGTGCCGCTGCCCACCAGCTTCAGGCGCGCATACAGGCCAGGGGTGTATTCGCCCTTGCTGTTGTCGAACACCGCACGCCCACGAATGGTGCCGGTGGCCGGGTTGACCTGGTTGTCGACGAAGTTCATCTGGCCCAGGTGCGGGTTGCCGGTTTCATTTGACAGGCCCAGGTACACCGGCGTGGTCGCGCCACGACGGCCTTGGCGGGCCAGCTCGGTGTACTTGAGGAACACACGCTCATCGGCATCGAAGTAGGCGTAGACCTTGTCGGTGGAGACCACGCTGGTCAGCGCGGTGGTATCGGCGGTGACCAGGTTACCGGCGGTGATCTCGGCACGGCTGACGCGACCGCTGATGGGCGATGTCACGCGGGTAAAGCTCAGGTTCAACTTGGCCAGGTCCAACTGCGCCTGGATCCCGGCCATGGCGGCGCGGGCTTCCTGGGCGGCGGTGGCGCGCGAGTCGGCCAGTTCCGCCGAGATCGCATTGCTCTGGCGCAGGCGTTCGCCGCGCTGTGCTTCGTTTTCGCTGCGGGTGGCGGCGGCCTTGGTCTGAGCAAGCTGGGCTTCAAGGCGGCGCACTTCGGCCTGGAACGGGCGCGGGTCGATCTGGAACAGCAGGTCGCCTTTCTTGACCAAAGCGCCTTCGGTGAAAGCGACTTGGTCAATCTGGCCAGAAACCCGCGGACGAATCTGTACGGTTTCCGGAGCTTCCAGGCGCCCGGTGAATTCATCCCACTCGTTGACCGGTTGTTCCAGCACCTTGGCCACGCTGACTTTGGCAGCAGGCATGGCGGCCGCTTGTTCCGGGGTTTTACCGCACGCGCTCATCACCACCACGGCCAATATCGCCAGGGGGAAGCGCAAATGTTTGAGTGACTGTTCCATGAGGTGCATCCGCCAATGTATTTGAGATGGGCGGATCATGCGCGGGGAGACGGTATGTCACGAATCGAATGAAGCAAAGGTAACTATCATTCGGAATGATATAAGCGCCGGGGACAACCCCCTAGTGTGCGACTTTAGTTAGGGAGCTATCAACTTGGTTGATGGCAAAGCACTGTTGTGGTCTGTGCAATGAAGCTCTCAGCCTCAGGTAAGCAGATTGACCGCCCTACACATGAGGCCGAGTGCCTAACCAACAGACTTTAACGGAATCGGCCCTTTGATCCTTTCCATCATGGTAGCGCAGTACCAGTCATCAAACTGACATACGCCGGTCTCGGCGGTTTCGGAATACGGGCCGGGTTCATAAGATGGCGAGGTCACGCCGCGCTGGGTGCCTTCCACCAGGGTGCGATCCTGATCGTTGGTGGCGATCCAGACCTTGGTCAGGCGGTCGATGTCGTAGTCCACGCCTTCCACGGCCGTCTTGAGCACCAGCCATTTGGTGGTGACCTGAGTTTGCGTCGCGCTGATCGGCAGCACCCGGAAGCTCAGGGCGTGGTCGCCCAGGAAGTGGTTCCACGTAGATGGGTAGTTGAAGTACAAAAGCGCGCCGATATCCGCTTCGCCGGTGTTATCCAGGCGGCTGCTGACCGCTGGCTTGCCGTCCATGGTGTAGCTGACCGCGCCCTTGGATAACGGAATGCGGGTCATGCGGAACTGGCCCTTGATGTCCATGACCAGGCGGCTCGGCAAACCGGCTGTTTCGCATTTGTTCCAGTAGGCGCAGAGTTCCGGGTCGTCTTCGCCGCTGGTGCCGCCCACGGATAGGTTGTCCACGAACGACTGCAGCAGTTCCGGGTGGGAACCGTCACAGTGATAGCACTCACGGTTGTTTTCGAAGACCAGTTTCCAGTTGCCGTTCTCAATGATCGTGGACTCGAAAGCCACTTTGCAGTCATCGAGGTTGTGCGGTGCGACAAAGGGCGTTACGGCGCTTCGGAAGGCGTCGAAGTCCGGGGCTTTGCTGGCGACACACACATAGATAAAGGTGTTGACGATTTCGCAGTGCACACTTTTGAGGCTGTATTCGGACTTGTCGAAGTCCTGCCCCATGTTGCCGGCGAACAGCAGGTTGCCGTCCAGTTCATAGGTCCACTTGTGGTAAGGGCACACCATCTTGGCAACTTTGCCGTGATCGGCTTCGCAGATCTTTGCGCCCCGGTGGCGGCAGGCATTGTGAAAGGCGCGAACCTGGCCATCTTTGCTACGCACCACGGCCACGGGGTAATCACCCACTTGGAGGGTGAAGTACTGACCTGGTTTTTCCAGTTCAAAGGTATGCCCGGCGAAGATCCAGTCCTTGTGCCAGATCTGTTCCAAGTCCTGGCGGTACACGTCTTCGTTGCTATAGAGCGCCCCTGGGAGTGAGTGCCATGGTTTACGTTGAGCAATCAGGTCAAAAACGGTCTGTTTATCCATCTTATCCTCCCGGGATAAATAACGTGAGCGCTCACCTTTTATGGCGACTGTTACAGCACTCTGGAAGTTCGGCATCGGTTGCAACTTAAGGGCTGCAGCAACCTTATATTGTTGTTAGATAGAGGACAGCCTATAGGGCCCATTGCAGCGCTCGCAAACGACATTTGGTGGGGGCAATCAATAATTTCAGGTTATCGATCACAGGCTTCGTCGGAATGCGCAACGCTGGAAAAGAGCGGTTCCAACGTGACGATGGCTGAGGGCGACTGGTCAAGTGAATGAATAGCCTTCTTCACCGCATGACTTTTTTCAAGGCCTAGATGCTGGCTGAATAAACTGAATTTCTGCTCCAGTTCCACGCTTGTCATTGCCGTATGCGGATCACCTTTTGCTGCTGTCACAGGGCTGACGATAACAGTGCCATCGTTTAGAGAAAGAGTAATTCTGGAGAGAATTTCATCCGGGAATCGTGCCGAGATATCTGCTGCTTCCACGATTTCGATGCGCGAACTCAGTGACAGAATATCGGGTGCGGTGATTGAGTCGCCCGTGACTTCATCAGGCCCCAGCCTGCCTCTGACAATCAGTGCTGCGAGTGGAAACGCCAGTGCGTACTGGGCTTGATCCGCGTTGCCTGGGGTATGCCCCTGCAAACACATTGACTCGTAGAAGGTCTCCACACGCATCCTCTGAATGGCCCCGGCGCTCAAGCCTGGATGCTGGCGCTGTATTTCAAGCATGGCCGTCAAGGCCGGTTGCGCCCATCGGCACACAGGCCAGGGCTTGAAGTACTGGCTATCGATTTCCCAGCGTTGCCCTATGTCGGCCCAGTGCGCGGCGACGCTTGGGTCTTCCACCGTTTCAGCGGGGGCGCCGGTCATTCCCGCCTGGGCCAACAATAATGCATTCAAGCCGACGTAGGCGCCTGCACCATGGGCATCACGCAACATCGTAGGCGACAGCACCACCCGCATCATTGGACAGCGTGCGCTGAAATATTCGGCAATGCCCAGTGCATGCCGAAAGGTCTGCTCATCAAGCCCCAGCAACCGGGCACCGGCACACACTACCCCGATGGCCGAAAAGCCGCCGGAGGCGTGGTAGGTAGGGGAGGTCGCCATCAATGCGGTGCCGGCACGCAGCGCGGTTTCATAGCCAATGCAAAGCGCCGACAAAAATTTGTATCCATCGATGGGCTGGCCGTTGTGGTGCAACGCATCGGCCAGGGCCAGTAATGCCGGTACCACGGTTGCGCCGGCGTGCCCTTTGGATTTGAAATGGCCTTCGTGGGCGTCCAGGCTGTCCGCGGAAAAACCGCCAGCCCAGGCCGCGCCGAGCATACTGATACGCCGGCCATCGAACAGCAGCCGACTGGTGTAGGGGCCACCCGGGTAGTGAAGGCACGCATAGCCGCGCATCATCTTGCTGGTGTCATTGGAGGCTGCACCGGCCATGACCCCGACGATATCCAGCAAACTGTTTTTCAGGATGGTCTGGGTGTTGGCGGGCGCTTGCAGGAACTCGAAATCACGGCAAAATTCGAACAGTGGCATCCGCGGCATTCCTTACAAAAACTATGATCGTGTGCTGCACGATGACCCACCAAGGGCTCGGCGTTCCAGTCACATTTTCGCAGGGCAATCGATAACAAAAACGGCGCACAGGCCGCCCGGGCAGGCAGTGTCAGCGGGGAAACTTGGACAGGATCCACTCACGAAACAGGCGCAGTTCAGCTTCGTTGTCGGCGTTCTCCCCGCAGCTCAGGTAGTGCGAACTGTTGCGCAGTTGAACCTGCTGCGGGATCGGTCGCACCAGCACGCCGCGCTCCACCAGCCGCTCGACCAGATGGTTCCACCCCAGGGCGACGCCCTGGTGGGTCAGCACCATGCTGATCAGCAGGTTGTAGTCGTTGGCATTGAAGATTTGCGGGCTGCCTGGCGGGCGCTCATCGAGGTCAATCGACTGGAACGCAAACCAGACGCCCCAGTCCACGTGCTCGGCCACCTGGGACCGGCCGTAAGGGCTCAGGTTCAGCAAGGTCGAGTTTCTCAGGCCTTCGATACTGGCGATTTGCGGGTGTTGCTCGAGAAACTGTGGGCTGCACACGGGGTAGATAACGTCATGGCACAACGGGTAGCTTTTATAGTCGTCCCTGATGCGCGCCATCTTGGTGATGAAAACGTCGGGTTGGACCCCTGGCTCCATGGTCAGGAAGTTTTGCGTGGTGATCAGGTTCAGCTCGATGCCGGGGTTCTTCTCGATGAACTCCGGCAGATGGGCCGACAACCACAGGGCGGAAAAGGCAGGGGAACAGCAGACCGTAAGCATTTTCTTGCAGGACTGGCTGCTGCGGATGCGCTCTGCCGCCTGCGCGATGTTCACGAACGACAGCTGGGCGGCATCAAAAAACAACGCGCCGGCGGACGTCAGTTCGACAGCGCGTCCTACCCGAGTGAACAACTGTGCGCCCAGGTAGTCTTCCAGTTCCCGAATCTGCCGGCTGATAGCGGCCTGCGATACACAGAGCGCCTCAGCGCCGAGGGTGAAACTTTCGTATTTGGCCGCCGCCACAAACGCTTTCACAGCCCTCAAGGACGGCATTTTCAGCAGAATGCTGTCAGGTTCGACATGCTTTGACATCTTTACGCTCTCCTCACGCAGTCGCTCCCCGGCGAAGCGACGCGAGAGTAACTGAAGCCAGACCGTAACAGAGCGCTACGGGTCGTTTTTGAGACATAACGCGTCGTGCCCCGCCATCCGAACGGACCCTGAGAGGGATCCATAACCCGACGTTATCCAATCGTCCCTGTAAATGTAGTTGGAATTGAAGGGGGGTTGCCACTAGATTTGAAACATCCCTCTTTCCTTAGGGGCCAAAAATAATAAAAGGAAACCCGTCGTGAAACTCTCTCTTCATTACCGCTGCCGTTTAAAACTATTTTCGATCGTTTGTACATCGCTTAATGCGAATAGTGCTGAACACGAAGGGGGCAGGTATGACTGATTCCGACGAAATTATTTGCGTCAAAAATGTTTATAAGGTTTTTGGCACTCAACCGGACCTGGCAATGAAGATGCTGGCCGAGGGCGCCTCCAAAGAGGAGGTGTTCAAGAGAACCGGGCAAGCCATTGGCGTCTTTGATGCGAACTTCTCCGTCCGCCGCGGCGAGATCTTTGTGATTATGGGTCTGTCGGGTTCCGGCAAATCAACCATGGTCCGTTTGTTCAACCGCTTGATTGAACCCACCAGTGGTTCGATCTTTCTGAACGGCAAGGAAATTACCGGCCTGGCGGACAAGGATCTTCTGCAAGTGCGCAGGAAAGACATGGGTATGGTCTTTCAATCCTTTGCACTGATGCCGCACATGAGCGTCATTGATAACGTCAGTTTCGGCCTGGAAATCAGCGGCGTCAGCGAGAAGGAACGCTACTGCCGGGCCATGGGCGCGTTGGCGCAGGTCGGTCTCGAGGGCCAGGAATTCAGCTTTCCCCATCAGCTGTCCGGCGGCATGCAGCAACGTGTCGGCCTCGCCAGGGCGTTGGCCAACGACCCCGCGATCCTGCTGATGGACGAGGCGTTTTCCGCGCTCGACCCGATGATCCGCAGTGAGATGCAGGGTGAGCTGATCAAGCTGCAGGCCGAGCAAAACCGCACCATCATCTTTATTTCCCACGACATCGAAGAAGCGGTACGTATCGGGCATCGCATCGCAATCATGGAAGGCGGCCGCGTGGTACAGATCGGTACTCCGCGTGAGCTGCTGTGCAATCCGATCAATCAGTACGTGCGTGATTTCTTCAACGGCTTCGATACCAGTCGAATCCTCAAGGCCGGCGATATTGCTCAACAGGACGCCAGCATCGTCTACGAGCCCGGTCGGCATACCCCTCTGAAAGCCGAAGCGTCGCTGCGAGACATTCTGCATATCGTCGCCGCGTCGGCGACGCCTATGCCGGTGGTGGATGAGATTGGCCTGTACAAAGGCTCGATTTCCCAAGGCCATCTGCTGAGCTGCCTGAATAACAGTTAACTTGAATAATCAGAGCAGATTCAAGTTCTGAGGGTGAGGAAACATCATGTCGGACTTTAACTATCTGGATCCGTTCCAACGTTTCACTGTTCCATTGGGCACGTGGGTGGAAGCCGCACTTACTTACCTGGTGCATAACTTTCGGGAAGTGTTCAGGTCGATCAGATGGCCGGTCGATCAGGTACTCGACGGTATTCAGTGGGGCCTGCTTTCGGTGCCGCCCACAATATTCATTATTATCGCTGGCCTGATCAGCTGGCAGATTGGCGGCAAGCGAATCGCTATCTTCAGTATCGCCACGCTGACCGGTTTGGGTCTGATCGGCGTATGGGCCGATGCGATGGTCACTCTGGCCCTGGTGCTGACATCCCTGCTGTTCTGCGCCGTGATCGGTATTCCCCTTGGCATCCTCTGTGCCCGTAGCGACCGAATGGAAGTCATCGTTCGCCCGGTGCTGGATGCGATGCAGACATTGCCCGCCTTTGTGTATCTGGTGCCGGTGGTGATGTTGTTCGGGATCGGTAACGTGCCGGGGGTCATTGTCACCATTATCTTCTCTGTTGCGCCCTTGGTGCGCCTGACCAACCTGGGCATTCGCCAGGTTCCCGCCGACAAGGTCGAAGCCGCCCGCGCATTCGGTTGCACCGCCACACAGATGCTTCTGAAGGTCCAGTTGCCCCTCGCAGCACCGACCATGATGGCGGGGCTGAACCAGACGTTGATGCTGTCCCTGTCCATGGTAGTCGTTGCGTCGATGATCTCCGTGGGGGGCCTGGGCTTGATGGTGTTGAGCGGCATTGGCCGCCTGGACATGGGGCTGGCCAGCGTCGGCGGGGCGGGCCTGGTACTGCTGGCAGTCTTTCTTGATCGCTTGACCCAGGCGATGGGTGAACGCAGCAGCGATCTGGCGACAGGCCAGCGCTGGTATGAAACCGGCCCGGTTGGCCTGCTGATGAAACTCAAGAAGAAAAAAAGCGTAGTGCACCCAGTGACTCACTAAGCCCCTCTGCTCACCTACTATAAATTCAAGCGTGGTGAAATATGAAACTTGCAAACTTCAAGCACACGGTAGTCGCGACGGTTATGGCTGCTTTGCTGGGCGCGACGGCCTGTTCGGCAGCGTACGCCGCTGATGCCAACAAACCGGGTGAGGGTGTTTCCATTACGCCTATTTTCCCAACGATTGCCGAAGAGCGTTTTCGCGGTGAGGTGGCCGTTGCAGGGCTCAAGGACCTTGGTTATGACGTGAAGGCGCCCAAGGAAGTCGATTATCCGGCGATGTTCCTGGCGCTGTCGTATGGCGACGCCGATTTCACTGTGCACGAGTGGGAAAACCTGCACGCGGCGTTCTATCAGAAAGCCGGTGGCGACGACACGATGGCGAAAGTCGGGCAGGTCATGAAGGGCGTGTTGCAGGGCTACATGATCGATAAGAAAACCGCCGAGGCCTACAACATCAAGGACCTCTCGGATTTGAAGAAACCGGAAATCGCAAAACTGTTCGACGCCAATGGCGATGGCAAAGCGGACATGACCGGCTGCAACCCCGGCTGGGGCTGCGAGGTAATGGTTGAATACCACATGAAAGCCTATGGCCTGGGGGCAACGGTGGTGGACAACCGCGGTTCCTACTTTGCATTGATGGCAGACACCATCGCAAGATTCCAGCAAGGCAAGCCCGTGTTGTATTTCACCTGGGTGCCGCAATGGATTTCCAGCGTGCTGGTGGAAGGGCGCGATGTGGTGTGGTTGCCAGTGCCTTTCACCGCGTTGCCCGACGGCAAGGACAATAAAGACACCTTTTATCAAGGCAAAAATCTTGGCTTCCCGGTGGACACCGTTAACGCGGTCATGAACAAGGAGTTTGCCGAAAAAAATCCGGTGGCGCGCAAGTTTCTGTCAGAAGTCAGTATCACCACGGATGACGAAAGTGCGCAGAACCTGCGCATGCAGAAGGGTGAAAAGTCACTGGCGGATATCAAGCGACATGCCGCCGAATGGATCAAGGCTCACCAGGCGCAATACGATGCCTGGTTGAGTGACGCGCGCGCTGCAGCCAAGCAATAACCAAACCAGGGAAAACTGCGGTCAGCTGGATTCAAGCTGGCCGTAGGCGGGACCGGCTGCGTTTGTTTCAGGTCATACAGTGATCAGGTGGCGAAGATAATGGATAACTTTCAAAGCGCGTTGAAGTTCCAGAACATCGGATTTCGGCAAACGAGCGACGTGGCAGGTCATGAAAAAGTCGTGCGCGTGGCGTTCATCCTGCTCGACCACTTTTCGTTGACCGCACTCTCGACAGCGATGGACGCGCTGGCCACCGGCAATCTAATCAACAGTCATACCCTCTACACAGTATCGATGTATTCGGTTGCGGGCGGATGGGTGGAGAGCGATATCGGTGTACGGCTGTCCTCGCAGCGATTGAGCGTTGAGAAAATCAACCACGAGGCTGTGATTGTCGTCGGTGGGCAACGCGTGCGGCTGTCCACCAACGCCACCGTTCGCCGTACTTTAAGAAAGGCGGCAGGCGCGAGAGCCATCGTCGCCGGCATATGGAACAGCGCGTTTTATCTGGCCGATGCGGGCCTGCTCGACGGCCAGGAATGTGCCTGCCACGCCGACAGCTGTGCATTGATCAATGAGTATTTCCCCCAAGTGAATACGGTCGACGCGCACTACACCTTTGCCCAGCGCCGCGCGACGTGCGCGGGCGCCTCATCTGCGCTGGATATGATCCTGGCAATCATGCAAACGCTCGGCTGCGCGCGGGATATGGCTGTGGCGGATGAAATCAAGCGTGTGCATCAACCCAGGCAGCAGACGTTCAGCGACAGGCCGC harbors:
- the mexE gene encoding multidrug efflux RND transporter periplasmic adaptor subunit MexE; this translates as MEQSLKHLRFPLAILAVVVMSACGKTPEQAAAMPAAKVSVAKVLEQPVNEWDEFTGRLEAPETVQIRPRVSGQIDQVAFTEGALVKKGDLLFQIDPRPFQAEVRRLEAQLAQTKAAATRSENEAQRGERLRQSNAISAELADSRATAAQEARAAMAGIQAQLDLAKLNLSFTRVTSPISGRVSRAEITAGNLVTADTTALTSVVSTDKVYAYFDADERVFLKYTELARQGRRGATTPVYLGLSNETGNPHLGQMNFVDNQVNPATGTIRGRAVFDNSKGEYTPGLYARLKLVGSGTYSAVLINDEAVGTDLGKKFVLVMEGDKPAYRAVELGPKIEGLRIVRSGLNKDDTIIVKGLQRVRPGSPVAPETIPMASQETLAALAQQRQALEASNLEQVAPEKPAPKLASVATPRG
- a CDS encoding aromatic ring-hydroxylating oxygenase subunit alpha codes for the protein MDKQTVFDLIAQRKPWHSLPGALYSNEDVYRQDLEQIWHKDWIFAGHTFELEKPGQYFTLQVGDYPVAVVRSKDGQVRAFHNACRHRGAKICEADHGKVAKMVCPYHKWTYELDGNLLFAGNMGQDFDKSEYSLKSVHCEIVNTFIYVCVASKAPDFDAFRSAVTPFVAPHNLDDCKVAFESTIIENGNWKLVFENNRECYHCDGSHPELLQSFVDNLSVGGTSGEDDPELCAYWNKCETAGLPSRLVMDIKGQFRMTRIPLSKGAVSYTMDGKPAVSSRLDNTGEADIGALLYFNYPSTWNHFLGDHALSFRVLPISATQTQVTTKWLVLKTAVEGVDYDIDRLTKVWIATNDQDRTLVEGTQRGVTSPSYEPGPYSETAETGVCQFDDWYCATMMERIKGPIPLKSVG
- a CDS encoding MmgE/PrpD family protein, whose product is MPLFEFCRDFEFLQAPANTQTILKNSLLDIVGVMAGAASNDTSKMMRGYACLHYPGGPYTSRLLFDGRRISMLGAAWAGGFSADSLDAHEGHFKSKGHAGATVVPALLALADALHHNGQPIDGYKFLSALCIGYETALRAGTALMATSPTYHASGGFSAIGVVCAGARLLGLDEQTFRHALGIAEYFSARCPMMRVVLSPTMLRDAHGAGAYVGLNALLLAQAGMTGAPAETVEDPSVAAHWADIGQRWEIDSQYFKPWPVCRWAQPALTAMLEIQRQHPGLSAGAIQRMRVETFYESMCLQGHTPGNADQAQYALAFPLAALIVRGRLGPDEVTGDSITAPDILSLSSRIEIVEAADISARFPDEILSRITLSLNDGTVIVSPVTAAKGDPHTAMTSVELEQKFSLFSQHLGLEKSHAVKKAIHSLDQSPSAIVTLEPLFSSVAHSDEACDR
- a CDS encoding LysR substrate-binding domain-containing protein: MSKHVEPDSILLKMPSLRAVKAFVAAAKYESFTLGAEALCVSQAAISRQIRELEDYLGAQLFTRVGRAVELTSAGALFFDAAQLSFVNIAQAAERIRSSQSCKKMLTVCCSPAFSALWLSAHLPEFIEKNPGIELNLITTQNFLTMEPGVQPDVFITKMARIRDDYKSYPLCHDVIYPVCSPQFLEQHPQIASIEGLRNSTLLNLSPYGRSQVAEHVDWGVWFAFQSIDLDERPPGSPQIFNANDYNLLISMVLTHQGVALGWNHLVERLVERGVLVRPIPQQVQLRNSSHYLSCGENADNEAELRLFREWILSKFPR
- a CDS encoding quaternary amine ABC transporter ATP-binding protein, with translation MTDSDEIICVKNVYKVFGTQPDLAMKMLAEGASKEEVFKRTGQAIGVFDANFSVRRGEIFVIMGLSGSGKSTMVRLFNRLIEPTSGSIFLNGKEITGLADKDLLQVRRKDMGMVFQSFALMPHMSVIDNVSFGLEISGVSEKERYCRAMGALAQVGLEGQEFSFPHQLSGGMQQRVGLARALANDPAILLMDEAFSALDPMIRSEMQGELIKLQAEQNRTIIFISHDIEEAVRIGHRIAIMEGGRVVQIGTPRELLCNPINQYVRDFFNGFDTSRILKAGDIAQQDASIVYEPGRHTPLKAEASLRDILHIVAASATPMPVVDEIGLYKGSISQGHLLSCLNNS
- the proW gene encoding glycine betaine/L-proline ABC transporter permease ProW, which translates into the protein MSDFNYLDPFQRFTVPLGTWVEAALTYLVHNFREVFRSIRWPVDQVLDGIQWGLLSVPPTIFIIIAGLISWQIGGKRIAIFSIATLTGLGLIGVWADAMVTLALVLTSLLFCAVIGIPLGILCARSDRMEVIVRPVLDAMQTLPAFVYLVPVVMLFGIGNVPGVIVTIIFSVAPLVRLTNLGIRQVPADKVEAARAFGCTATQMLLKVQLPLAAPTMMAGLNQTLMLSLSMVVVASMISVGGLGLMVLSGIGRLDMGLASVGGAGLVLLAVFLDRLTQAMGERSSDLATGQRWYETGPVGLLMKLKKKKSVVHPVTH
- the proX gene encoding glycine betaine/L-proline ABC transporter substrate-binding protein ProX, with amino-acid sequence MKLANFKHTVVATVMAALLGATACSAAYAADANKPGEGVSITPIFPTIAEERFRGEVAVAGLKDLGYDVKAPKEVDYPAMFLALSYGDADFTVHEWENLHAAFYQKAGGDDTMAKVGQVMKGVLQGYMIDKKTAEAYNIKDLSDLKKPEIAKLFDANGDGKADMTGCNPGWGCEVMVEYHMKAYGLGATVVDNRGSYFALMADTIARFQQGKPVLYFTWVPQWISSVLVEGRDVVWLPVPFTALPDGKDNKDTFYQGKNLGFPVDTVNAVMNKEFAEKNPVARKFLSEVSITTDDESAQNLRMQKGEKSLADIKRHAAEWIKAHQAQYDAWLSDARAAAKQ
- a CDS encoding GlxA family transcriptional regulator, producing MDNFQSALKFQNIGFRQTSDVAGHEKVVRVAFILLDHFSLTALSTAMDALATGNLINSHTLYTVSMYSVAGGWVESDIGVRLSSQRLSVEKINHEAVIVVGGQRVRLSTNATVRRTLRKAAGARAIVAGIWNSAFYLADAGLLDGQECACHADSCALINEYFPQVNTVDAHYTFAQRRATCAGASSALDMILAIMQTLGCARDMAVADEIKRVHQPRQQTFSDRPLSAVSQARAVPRPLNIAVSLMENHIEEPMEIDEIASHVGVSRRQLERRFARYLNAAPNRYYLELRLTRARQLIIQSNRSMTDVALATGFVSYPHFYKRFKDLFGLPPMTFRENYYSSDVGSSERYAIAAGF